DNA sequence from the Desulfovibrionales bacterium genome:
CCTATCAGTTTAGTTCCTTGCAAAAACTCTTTTTTTGTCATTCCCGCCCGCCTGTGGCGGATAAACTTCAGCGGGAATCCAGAGCCCAAGTCGCGAAATAACTCTGTACTGTAGAAGGGAGGTGGGATGTCAAGCAGTTGCAATCAGTTTGTCACAGAATTGTCACGCTTTTGTATTTATATTACTCTTAATTAAAGGAGAACGGTTATGAAGTTAAAAAACAAAGGTTTTATGTCTATAATAGGATTGTTAACCTTTACTCTGGCGGCCTTACTGGTTTTAACATCTTCTCTTTCTCTGGCGTCTGGTTTTATCCAGGTCAAGGGCTCGGATACAGAGGTAAATGTGGTGCAGAGGATGGCGGAGATTTATATGCAGAAAACTAAGGGCGCAGCCATTGCCGTCACCGGCGGAGGCTCCGGTGTAGGGATTGCGGCTATTATTAATCGCACCACTGACCTGGCCAACTCATCCCGGGCCATGAAATCACAAGAGCTGCAGCAGGCCAAGATGAATGGCGTGGATCCGATAGCGGTTGTCTTTGCCATGGACGGGCTTTCGGTGATAGTAAATCCTGCCAACACGGTGAAGGGGCTTACCCTGGATCAGATCGGCCAGATTTATCGCGGGGAGGTTAAGAACTGGAGCCAGGTCGGCGGGCCGAACCTCCCCGTTACCCTTTATGGACGCCAGCCGAATTCCGGGACCTTTGTGTTTTTCCGGGAGTCCGTTGTCCGCGGGGACTATGCCAATACCATGAACCAGATGAACGGCAATGCCCAGATCGTTGAGGCCGTTAAGCGCGATAAGGGCGGCATTGGCTATGTAGGTGTCGGCTATGTGGTGGATGATAAAGGCAGGGTAACACCGGGCATCAAGGTCCTGAATGTGGCTAAAGATAAGAACAGCAAGGCCACGAGTCCTACTGATGCTAAAAACATAGAAAGCGGCGCTTATCCGATTGTGCGTCCTCTCTACCAGTACTTCGACAAGGCAAACAGGGGAAAAGTGGATGGATTTGTCAGGTTTGAACTCGGCCCGGAGGGGCAAAAGATAATCTCAAAAGAGGGATTTTACCCGGTCAATGCTGAAGATAGAAGGTATAATGCCCGGTATGGTTTCTAAGGCAAATAAATCCCCCCTGCCCCCTCTTAACAAGGGGGGGATAAGGGATGATTTTAA
Encoded proteins:
- a CDS encoding PstS family phosphate ABC transporter substrate-binding protein; the encoded protein is MKLKNKGFMSIIGLLTFTLAALLVLTSSLSLASGFIQVKGSDTEVNVVQRMAEIYMQKTKGAAIAVTGGGSGVGIAAIINRTTDLANSSRAMKSQELQQAKMNGVDPIAVVFAMDGLSVIVNPANTVKGLTLDQIGQIYRGEVKNWSQVGGPNLPVTLYGRQPNSGTFVFFRESVVRGDYANTMNQMNGNAQIVEAVKRDKGGIGYVGVGYVVDDKGRVTPGIKVLNVAKDKNSKATSPTDAKNIESGAYPIVRPLYQYFDKANRGKVDGFVRFELGPEGQKIISKEGFYPVNAEDRRYNARYGF